Proteins from a single region of Phycisphaeraceae bacterium D3-23:
- a CDS encoding PEP-CTERM sorting domain-containing protein (PEP-CTERM proteins occur, often in large numbers, in the proteomes of bacteria that also encode an exosortase, a predicted intramembrane cysteine proteinase. The presence of a PEP-CTERM domain at a protein's C-terminus predicts cleavage within the sorting domain, followed by covalent anchoring to some some component of the (usually Gram-negative) cell surface. Many PEP-CTERM proteins exhibit an unusual sequence composition that includes large numbers of potential glycosylation sites. Expression of one such protein has been shown restore the ability of a bacterium to form floc, a type of biofilm.) has translation MMPRQAPRYRLPALLLAASACAAPGHAAYISEVFQSGPAGQGIELSGIDPAQGATLAILDGSRFSTSGFGRVLELIHLPADPGGPPVVLITDMAWPDASVQPIPLADVPHASSQTTLALGGSLLDRLLVVFDGETDLLLDDNPVNTSDAQMRYDASTVTDWLAIGPGDLSSGYGSSPHNIAGINSALGIDLLARTADRQAGQVIARANTPGQALDLDVLYVGDPDVTGHFDAGGSLVYRTTPGHANLPLLHPAPEPGSAAVLLTGAVLLMRRRRAWRCSFAARGL, from the coding sequence ATGATGCCTCGCCAAGCCCCACGCTACCGACTCCCTGCCCTCCTGCTCGCAGCCAGTGCCTGCGCCGCTCCGGGCCACGCCGCCTACATCAGTGAGGTCTTCCAGTCCGGGCCAGCAGGCCAGGGGATCGAGCTGTCCGGCATCGACCCCGCCCAAGGCGCGACCCTCGCCATCCTCGATGGTTCACGCTTTAGCACCAGCGGGTTCGGCCGCGTCCTCGAACTCATCCACCTCCCCGCCGACCCGGGCGGCCCGCCAGTCGTGCTGATCACCGACATGGCCTGGCCGGACGCCTCGGTGCAGCCCATCCCCCTCGCGGATGTGCCCCACGCCTCCAGCCAGACGACCCTCGCGCTGGGCGGGTCGCTTCTCGACCGGCTGCTCGTGGTCTTCGACGGGGAGACCGATCTGCTGCTGGACGATAATCCGGTCAACACTTCGGACGCACAGATGCGCTACGACGCGAGTACGGTGACCGACTGGCTCGCCATCGGGCCGGGCGACCTGTCATCGGGTTACGGCTCGTCGCCCCACAACATCGCCGGCATCAACAGCGCGCTGGGCATCGACCTGCTCGCGCGCACCGCCGACCGGCAGGCCGGCCAGGTCATCGCGCGTGCGAACACGCCAGGCCAGGCGCTCGACCTTGACGTGCTCTACGTCGGCGACCCGGACGTCACCGGCCACTTCGACGCGGGGGGCAGCCTGGTCTACCGCACCACCCCGGGCCACGCGAACCTGCCGCTGCTTCACCCCGCGCCCGAGCCGGGCAGCGCGGCGGTGTTGCTCACCGGAGCCGTGCTATTGATGCGGCGTCGCCGGGCCTGGCGTTGTTCGTTCGCAGCGCGCGGCCTATGA
- a CDS encoding carbon storage regulator, with protein sequence MLSLTRRVGEEIVIGDPDDPIGLLRVVDIHGDKVKLAFDFPIEIPINRRELADQKKKKNDKPPANDDAHAEG encoded by the coding sequence ATGCTCTCACTCACCCGCCGCGTCGGCGAAGAAATCGTCATCGGCGACCCCGACGACCCGATCGGGCTGCTGCGCGTCGTCGACATCCACGGCGACAAGGTCAAGCTCGCCTTCGACTTCCCCATCGAGATCCCCATCAACCGGCGCGAACTCGCGGACCAGAAGAAAAAGAAGAACGACAAGCCGCCGGCCAATGACGACGCCCACGCCGAGGGCTGA
- the tuf gene encoding elongation factor Tu: protein MAKETFNRTKPHVNVGTIGHVDHGKTTLTSAITVVQAAKGLAKGISYDDVAKASASDGRRDATKIVTIATSHVEYESENRHYAHVDCPGHADFVKNMITGAAQMDGAILVVSASDGPMPQTREHVLLAKQVNVPRLVVFLNKVDLVDDPELLELVELEVQELLTKYDFSEDTPIIKGAAFPALQNPTDADATACIQELMDAIDSWVPEPARETDKPFLMSIEDVFSIKGRGTVATGRIERGIVKVGDAVEIVGLGPLQNTTVTGVEMFTKVLDEGIAGDNVGCLLRGIEKSDVQRGQVLAAPKSITPHSKFEAEVYVLTKEEGGRHSPFFNGYKPQFYFRTTDVTGGIELMGGAEMCMPGDNVQMTIDLGEKPIAMEEGLSFAVREGGRTVGAGIVTKIIE from the coding sequence ATGGCTAAAGAAACCTTCAACCGGACCAAACCCCACGTCAACGTCGGCACCATCGGCCACGTCGACCACGGCAAAACCACCCTCACCTCGGCGATCACCGTCGTCCAGGCCGCCAAGGGCCTGGCCAAGGGCATCTCCTACGACGACGTCGCCAAGGCATCCGCCTCCGACGGCCGTCGCGACGCCACCAAGATCGTCACGATCGCCACCTCGCACGTCGAGTACGAATCGGAAAACCGCCACTACGCCCACGTCGACTGCCCGGGTCACGCGGACTTCGTCAAGAACATGATCACCGGCGCCGCCCAGATGGACGGCGCGATCCTCGTCGTCTCCGCCTCCGACGGCCCGATGCCCCAGACCCGTGAGCACGTCCTCCTCGCCAAGCAGGTCAACGTCCCGCGCCTCGTCGTCTTCCTCAACAAGGTCGACCTCGTCGACGACCCCGAGCTGCTCGAGCTCGTCGAGCTCGAGGTTCAGGAGCTGCTGACCAAGTACGACTTCTCCGAAGACACTCCGATCATCAAGGGTGCCGCCTTCCCCGCGCTCCAGAACCCCACCGATGCCGACGCCACCGCCTGCATCCAGGAACTCATGGACGCGATCGACAGCTGGGTCCCCGAGCCCGCGCGTGAGACCGACAAGCCCTTCCTGATGTCCATCGAAGACGTCTTCTCGATCAAGGGCCGCGGCACCGTCGCCACCGGCCGCATCGAACGCGGCATCGTCAAGGTCGGCGACGCCGTCGAGATCGTCGGCCTCGGGCCGCTCCAGAACACGACCGTCACCGGCGTCGAGATGTTCACCAAGGTCCTCGACGAAGGCATCGCGGGCGACAACGTCGGCTGCCTCCTGCGTGGTATCGAGAAGTCCGATGTCCAGCGCGGCCAGGTCCTCGCGGCTCCCAAGTCCATCACCCCGCACAGCAAGTTCGAGGCCGAGGTCTACGTCCTCACCAAGGAAGAGGGCGGCCGACACAGCCCGTTCTTCAACGGCTACAAGCCGCAGTTCTACTTCCGCACCACGGACGTGACCGGCGGGATCGAGCTCATGGGCGGTGCAGAGATGTGCATGCCTGGCGACAACGTCCAGATGACGATCGACCTGGGCGAGAAGCCCATCGCGATGGAAGAAGGCCTGTCCTTCGCCGTCCGTGAAGGCGGCCGCACCGTCGGTGCCGGTATCGTCACGAAGATCATCGAGTAG
- a CDS encoding NifU family protein, whose product MTGTDPQSATDLHGQVAAVLERIRPAIQMDGGDLELVEITDANVVRIRLMGACVGCPSSSITLKMGIERNLLEKVPAVSGVEQVL is encoded by the coding sequence ATGACCGGCACCGACCCCCAATCCGCTACCGACCTGCACGGCCAGGTCGCGGCCGTCCTCGAACGCATCCGCCCCGCGATCCAGATGGACGGCGGCGACCTCGAACTCGTCGAAATCACCGACGCCAACGTCGTGCGCATCCGTCTCATGGGGGCGTGCGTCGGCTGCCCATCCAGCTCGATCACGCTGAAGATGGGGATCGAGCGAAACCTGCTCGAAAAGGTGCCCGCGGTCAGCGGCGTCGAGCAGGTCCTATAA
- the rpmG gene encoding 50S ribosomal protein L33, producing the protein MAKKSKGAVEYVWLQCTETGDLNYRTPINVKGGIAEKVKEGFKKYSPRLRKHTLHKIKRK; encoded by the coding sequence ATGGCCAAGAAATCCAAAGGCGCCGTCGAGTACGTCTGGCTCCAGTGCACCGAGACCGGTGACCTGAACTACCGCACGCCCATCAACGTCAAGGGCGGCATCGCCGAGAAGGTCAAGGAGGGCTTTAAGAAGTACTCCCCACGCCTGCGTAAGCACACCCTGCACAAGATCAAGCGCAAGTAA